The region CTGTGTTGTCTTGAACTGCACTCCCCCAACAAAacaactgtcaatcaaacagtgtcGGAGATCCTGCAACTAAAGCAGTTTTTCCCACGAACGCCCTACAAGCTGTTGGGTTGTTTGTAACAGCAGCTGTGATAAAATGTAAACGCTTTCATGAAGTGGGCACTGGCTGAGTATCTATTGACATCAGGTAGCATCTTGTCTTAAAGAGTCTCATTTGTAACGGTTCCAAGATTGAAGGAGGCCTTTTTTCCCTTTATAAATGCGTGTTTATGAATACTGTTGAAGCATCCTGCTGGGTGAATGTGACAGGTGGTGAGTGGTGCCCCACGCGCTCCTGCAGATTCTTCAGTGCATGTGCCCGCAGTCGGACACAAAAAGGACTCTCCGTGCTCACATACATTTTGTCCTGCCGTGGTTTCTAATAAAGGAACAGGAAGGTAGTTATAGAAAATGTGCTGCTGGACTCTGAACTGCGTGATTTTGATCCCAGAGGCGTAGTTTTATTATACAGAATGTGGCCGTATTTATCATACACGCTGTGACCGAGAGCCGGTAGAGTTTGGCCTGCTGGAGGATATTTTTTTTCACGAGCAGCACTTTCAGGTTCACGCTGTAGAGAGTGTCATTTCCAAGATGAGCTATGAGGTTTGCGGCAGCATAACGGCAGTAATGGGGCCCATTTTCGCTCTATTTCCTCCACACACTGGGATCACACTGAGGCACAACAGACGCAGCCTTTAATAAGTACTTGGGTTTCGTTGGGGTTACCTGGGGTTTGGTGGAGGCCGGGGGCAACGTTGGGGGATGCTCGTTCATCACCGTGGTAACCATGGAGGAGCCGGAGCCAAAGACGGCGgcgatgggggagggggggtcactGGGCGGGGTCACAatgagggagggggaggcagcagaggagggaggatcCTCGAACAGATCTCTGTCCTTGAACGCAGAGCTGAGCTCAGGCTCAGGAAGAAACCCTGgacagacaagaaagaaaataccaAAACTGATGCGTCctcacacaaaaataaatctaatgTAGCCAAACCATTAATAAAGAGTTAATGAAGTGGGAAGGTTACGTCCAGCCAGTTAACTGATAAGATCTGTCATTCCTAAATGTTCTGTGAATATGAGTTCatccaaactacaaaaaaaaaactccccacaaggtccatttagtagcttttGATTGTATCAAATGATCCTCCTCAGCCGATGGACTTTGTCTGGTCGCCATGGAATTGTAGACGTTTAGCACTTTCAGGACTTCTCATCAACGCTAGcttaaaagatgaaaatggaaatttgaacatctaaaATTCAATGAAAACTGGGCAAACTTCATGTGCTGAGGAAGACTGTGGGATACGATCCAAAGCTAAATGGACCTTGATGAGATTGTTGTGTCAACTACTTTTTCCAAGGTCAAGCCTGAACTCCAGGTTTTGATGACTTTCATCTGTGGTGCTCACAGGATTAAAAactcaaatttaaaaacattcaacaacaacagactgtcaacagttttcacaggAACGATTTGCTCTGTAGAAACTGTTTAATATTAAATGCAGGACATTGTCGATGGATCgagatgttgctgtttttaaaatgtaatttcatcaATGATATgagttctattcaagtgtcgCAGTATAACACAACAGTATGACAGCGAGCGAACggtttattatttatatctgtacacatgtcaaaatgtcttcttgcTTGTCCgacactgtaaaacacagcagTTGTGGATCATTTGTCAGGAGGAGGATCAGTTGACAGCTCACCTTTTCCATGCCGCCCCTTCTCACGACGACTCCCTTGTCTCCTGTGCTCAAAATGGTGTCCGTGCCCGTGTCCGTGCCCCCTTCCTTTGCGCGTCCCCAGAAGGTCGTTTTCCCGGGTCTGGGATGGACTCTTCATACTCATTCgaactctgtctctgtccctgccCGGGCCCATCTCCAGTCTCACTGGGCTCAAACTCTCCAGGCCCGTCCCATCGTCCTCAGGCCTGGCCAGGGGGTGCAGGGGCCTGTGGGAGAGCAGCCCGGCTCCACCTTTGGCAGCGCGGGCCCCATGGCCCCCGTGCCCTCCACGTTCCCTGCTGTAACGGTGGCCCTGTAGACCTTGCAGAGGGTGCTGTAGGGTGTTGCTGCCACCTGATGAGGTCTGTGCCTGTCTCCTCTTGCCGTGAGGGGCTCCGGGCTCAGCGCTGTGTGACAGTACCAGGGTGGCAAACAAGACCGCCAGGAGGAGACTCCAGGAGAGAGCCATTGTCTGCAAAGCACAACGCCACCTGCTGGGAAGAGAAGACACATCTCAGTACGGCAAACCTTCTGCTTGTAATTCGATTCAAATAACAGACGCTGAAACTTAAGGTGGATTTTATGTGATTGTTCATCAAAACAATCTGGTGGTTTTGAAGGATTATATCTAATACATCCAATCTGAGCTTGAACGATGAGTAAATTCATTGATTAGTcaaggatttgatgcttttctttgtcttatataatcaacattatatataaactgaatattttagggttttggactgttggacagacaaaacaagtaggCTTTACGATTCATGGCTAAAACCTTCAGGTGCCTTCTTAAAGAATGACTTTCtattctctattttctgagtATCAAACACCCACTGCCTGTCCTTCAGCATTATCCTCTTCTTTGCCACAACAAAGCCATGTTTCCATGAGGGGCTATCCAACATATTTAGCGATTTATTATGTGGTTTTGAGTTTTTCTTGATGCTTTGACATGAGTTTCTATCTTGTTGTGTGTCTGCGGGTTGCCATTGGAATCCATTGTACCTGTTAGCAGCTAGCTTGCCATCCTGAGCATGACGCAAACTACAAACTTTTCAGAtgtttgatactcaaaagaAGGATTTTCACTGCCGCATTCCTTTAAACCCTCTAAATCCATTGGCATTTctaattgtttttaatcatgtcGCATCTATTGGACAATTTTAGCCATGCTGGCGGCTTTAGAGGTGTCAGTGTTGGTCTGTTGAtcggttggttggtccaccactttggttcagactgaaatatctcaacaactatcagatgcATTGCCGTGTAATTTCAcgcccccctcaggatgaattgtcatcagtttggtgatcctctgactttctaACTTTCAGTTTGTACACTACTTTGATTTATGAACAAATACacgcaaaactaatgacattcccatcagcctcatctgTTATTaagtgctaattatcaaatgttagcatgttaactacgatggtgaacatggtgcaCATAAttcctgctgaacatcagcatgttagcatggtcaTTGTGCAGCACAGTGCCTTCGTACAGCCTTACAGAGCCGTAAgcttggctgtagacttttCATGTAGGTTACAGTATGTATGCACACTTTATATCAATAGAAAATCAAAAGCTTTTTCAGCTTCAGCATGTAATGCGGACACCTCACGTTCTCACGTTTCGTGATGTCTCCACCGTCCTGCTGCATTCATTCTCCCATCAGCCGTCCTACAAATTCAGACTCCATCACTCTCAGCCTCTTGAGTGGGCCCATCTATCTGGACTTGGTGGGTTTGAGGAGGCGATAAAGAGATGGACGGACGCGTGTGCTCCTTTTTAGAAATGACTTCCCAGCCTTCATTCCTGTACCTTCACGCCTTACTCAATATGAGATGCTGCACTGTGCACATCCTTCATTGCTGTCTATTCAGTGGTCTCGAGAGCCCTCCAACCGTACCTTTCATTACAAAAGTCAACATATCTGTGAGGTGTGACTGAACTGAAATATGAGGCTCTGTGTATCTGCATTAACGGCCTGGCTGCTTGTCCAAACGTACAAAGCACTGGAGTGGAagcattttccctttttttattcCCATCATGAGGGTCCAAGCTGCATTTCAGCCAGGCTCAATTTAAATTGTGATTTAATGTCACTGAAGGTTTATTTGCATTCACAATGACATTTAGTTGAACATGTATTTTGAGCCAGTATAGCATAAGCAAGCCACAAAGACAATATGGCTATAAATCCAAATATCAGTACATTGAAAGTATGAGAGTATTTTTCCAGTGTCACAATATATAAATGTCAACATTAAACTGAACTTATATGCATTAAACTCTAcacatattaaacaaaaaccTTAGTTCTTTTTGTCTAAAttgcttgaaatcattcagaTTTTGAAATCATTCATGTAGAATCTAGTAAAACAATTTAGTAATACCTTTTTTATTCGTTCTGTGAATTtataaatttgtaaattatagttgttc is a window of Enoplosus armatus isolate fEnoArm2 chromosome 3, fEnoArm2.hap1, whole genome shotgun sequence DNA encoding:
- the draxina gene encoding draxin, which codes for MALSWSLLLAVLFATLVLSHSAEPGAPHGKRRQAQTSSGGSNTLQHPLQGLQGHRYSRERGGHGGHGARAAKGGAGLLSHRPLHPLARPEDDGTGLESLSPVRLEMGPGRDRDRVRMSMKSPSQTRENDLLGTRKGRGHGHGHGHHFEHRRQGSRREKGRHGKGFLPEPELSSAFKDRDLFEDPPSSAASPSLIVTPPSDPPSPIAAVFGSGSSMVTTVMNEHPPTLPPASTKPQRSGRGKGQGEVMPTLDMALFDWTDYEDMKPVDTWPSSRKKDKRRSKNLSSGNVTVDADSIEPCDHHLDCLPGSCCDLRQHECKPHNRGLNNKCYDDCMCEEGFRCYAKFHRKRRVTRRRGRCVVPESVSSDQGGFITI